A section of the Phaseolus vulgaris cultivar G19833 chromosome 8, P. vulgaris v2.0, whole genome shotgun sequence genome encodes:
- the LOC137823426 gene encoding transport inhibitor response 1-like protein, translating to MRENHPSTNSDDDQRSSLLDLARAEISSNSKTRNYGGFPDPGSGSGPSEPQAPFPDQVLENVLENVLHFLSSRHDRNAASLVCRSWYRAEALTRSELFIGNCYALSPARATTRFTRVKSVTVKGKPRFADFDLMPPDWGANFAPWASALAQAYPWLEKLHLKRMNVSDADLALLADSFSTFRELVLVCCEGFGTPGLANVAAKCRLLRVLELVESVVEAEDDEEIDWISCFPESQTNMESLVFDCVECPINFEALESLVARSPRLKKLRLNQFVSMAQLHRLLLRAPQLTHLGTGSFSATEPGVVGELEPDYTATFEACRSLVCLSGFREIWADYLPAIYPVCANLTSLNLSYADVNAHQLKAVIRLCHKLQIFWVLDSICDEGLQAVAATCKDLRELRVFPVDASEETEGPVSEVGFEAISQGCRKLESILYFCQRMTNAAVVAMSKNCPDLVVFRLCIIGRYRPDPVTQEPMDEGFGAIVMNCKKLTRLAVSGLLTDRAFEYIGRYGKLVRTLSVAFAGATDMGLKYVLEGCPNLQKLEIRDSPFGDGALRSGLHNYYNMRFLWMSSCRLTRQACQEIAQALPNLVLEVINENDEENAGDDIEILYMYRSLDGPRDDAPRFVSILH from the exons ATGAGAGAGAACCATCCTTCCACAAACTCCGATGACGACCAGCGATCCTCCCTGCTGGATCTGGCGCGCGCCGAAATCTCCTCCAACTCCAAGACCCGAAACTACGGCGGGTTCCCGGATCCGGGTTCCGGGTCGGGTCCATCGGAGCCTCAGGCTCCGTTCCCGGACCAGGTCCTCGAGAACGTGCTGGAGAACGTGCTCCACTTCCTCTCCTCGCGCCACGACCGCAACGCCGCCTCATTGGTGTGCCGCTCCTGGTACCGCGCGGAGGCCCTCACCCGATCCGAGCTCTTCATCGGGAACTGCTACGCGCTCTCTCCGGCCCGCGCCACCACGCGTTTCACGCGCGTCAAGTCCGTCACCGTCAAGGGCAAGCCGCGCTTCGCGGACTTCGATCTGATGCCCCCCGATTGGGGGGCCAACTTCGCGCCTTGGGCCTCCGCCCTGGCCCAGGCCTACCCCTGGCTCGAGAAGCTCCATCTCAAACGCATGAACGTCTCCGACGCCGACCTCGCCCTCCTCGCCGACTCCTTCTCCACCTTCCGCGAACTCGTCCTCGTCTGCTGCGAGGGCTTCGGCACTCCCGGCCTCGCCAACGTTGCTGCCAAGTGCAG ACTGCTGAGGGTGCTTGAGCTGGTGGAATCTGTAGTGGAGGCTGAGGACGATGAGGAAATagattggatttcttgttttcCCGAGAGCCAAACCAACATGGAGTCTCTTGTGTTTGATTGTGTTGAGTGTCCTATTAATTTCGAGGCTTTGGAGAGTTTAGTGGCTAGGTCGCCTCGTTTGAAGAAGCTTCGGTTGAACCAATTTGTTTCCATGGCTCAGCTCCATCGTTTGCTGCTACGAGCCCCGCAGCTTACTCACCTGGGAACAGGCTCCTTCAGTGCTACTGAGCCCGGGGTGGTCGGCGAACTGGAACCGGATTACACGGCAACGTTTGAGGCCTGCAGATCCTTGGTTTGCCTGTCTGGATTCAGGGAGATTTGGGCGGACTACCTTCCCGCGATTTATCCGGTCTGCGCCAATCTTACCTCCTTAAATTTGAGCTATGCCGATGTTAACGCGCATCAGCTGAAGGCAGTTATTCGCCTCTGTCATAAGCTGCAGATATTCTGG GTACTTGACTCGATATGTGATGAAGGACTTCAGGCAGTGGCTGCTACTTGCAAGGACTTGCGTGAGCTTCGGGTTTTTCCTGTGGATGCAAGTGAGGAGACTGAAGGGCCTGTCTCTGAGGTGGGGTTTGAAGCGATTTCGCAGGGTTGTAGGAAGTTGGAATCGATTCTGTATTTCTGCCAGAGGATGACTAATGCAGCTGTGGTGGCTATGTCCAAGAACTGCCCAGATCTTGTGGTGTTTCGTTTGTGTATTATTGGGCGGTATAGGCCAGATCCTGTGACTCAGGAACCCATGGACGAGGGTTTTGGTGCTATTGTTATGAATTGCAAGAAGCTCACTAGGCTAGCTGTGTCTGGTTTGCTGACTGATCGTGCTTTTGAGTACATTGGGAGGTATGGGAAATTGGTTAGGACACTGTCGGTTGCCTTTGCTGGGGCCACCGACATGGGTCTTAAGTATGTGCTTGAAGGATGCCCTAATTTGCAAAAACTTGAAATCAGGGATAGTCCTTTTGGGGATGGAGCTCTGCGATCTGGTTTGCATAATTACTACAACATGAGATTCCTTTGGATGTCGTCCTGTAGATTGACGCGCCAAGCTTGCCAAGAGATTGCACAAGCATTACCCAACCTGGTCTTGGAAGTCATCAACGAGAACGATGAGGAGAATGCAGGTGATGATATTGAGATATTGTACATGTATCGGTCACTTGATGGGCCGCGGGATGATGCCCCAAGATTTGTTAGCATCCTGCATTAG